DNA sequence from the Sinomonas terrae genome:
TCGAAGGCATCGACGCGGTGCTCACCGAGCGCCGCGTCGCCGTCATCGGCGCCAACGGTTCGGGGAAATCCACGCTCCTCCGGCTCCTCAACGGGCTGGTCGAGCCGAGCTCGGGGGCCGTCCGCGTCGACGGGCTGGACGCCTCGCGGGAGACGCGAGCCGTCCGCCAGCGCGTCGGATTCGTCTTCACGGACCCGTTGTCCCAGCTCGTCATGCCGACAGGGCGCGAGGACGTCGAGCTCTCTCTGCGCCGCCGTCATCGGGACCGGAGCGAACGAGCAGCGGCCGCGCAAGAGGTGCTGGCTCGATTCGGGCTTGAACGGCTCGCCGATCAGAGTGTCTACGAGCTCTCGGGCGGTGAGCGGCAGCTCATGGCACTCGCCGCAGTGCTCGCCGTCGATCCCGCCGTCCTCGTCCTCGACGAGCCGTCAACGCTGCTCGACCTCCGCAACCGCGAACTCCTGCGGCGGACCCTTGCGACTCTCCCCCAACAGGTGATCCTCTCGACCCACGATCTCGAACTCGCGCTCGACGCCGAGCGGGTACTCGTCGTCGAGGCCGGCCGCATTGCGTTCGACGGCGAGCCGACGGAAGCGATTGGGTTCTACCGCAACTTGTGTGGCGCAGGGTCGGAGGCGCTCTGATGCCCCGCCGAAGGACCTGGGGGATTCTCGGCGGCTACGTAATCGGCGATTCGTGGCTTCATGCGACGCCGCTGTGGGTCAAGTTCCTCGCCGGCCTGACCGCCAGCGCGGCGAGCTTCTTCCTGCTCGACTGGCGCGTCTCCGCGGTGGCTCTTGCCACCGTCGTCGTTGCTTGGCTCTCGTCCGGGCTCGGCCTGCGGCGGCTCGCGGCCTCCTCGCGCGTCGTCGTGCCGCTCTTAGCGGTCCTCTTCGCGTTCCAGTGGTGGCAGCAGGGGCCTGCCACAGCGGCGCGCATTGTCTTGAATCTGCTGCTGTGCTTCGTGGCCGCAGGGCTCCTGACGGCGACCGTCCCGTTGCAGGACCTGCTCGACGCCGTTACGCGCCTCGCGTCTCCCTTCCGGCGATTCGGCGCCGATCCGGAGCGCTTCGCCCTCGCGATCGCGATCATGGTCCGCAGCATCCCTGTGCTCGCCGGCGCCTTTGATGAGGTGGGCGAGGCCGCGCGGGCGCGAGGCCTCGAGCGAAGCGTCCGGGCGCGCACACTGCCCGTCGTACTTTCGGCGGTGGCCTACGCGCGAAGGACCGGCGACGCCCTCGCTGCGAGGGGTCTAGGCGAGGCCGACGACGCGTTCCCTGACGAGAACTGACCACTCGTCCCACCAGAAGTGACCACTCGTCGCGTGAGAAGTGACCACTCGTCTCAGGGGAGGCGACGGCTTTCGAACAGTGCGGCGGTGCCGAGGCCCCCCGCCGAGCTGATCATTGCCAGGCACAATGAGCCCTCCGGCAGTGACTGTGCACGGGCGAGGAGCCGCACGACTGAGACAGCTCCCGAGGCCGCATAGGCGTGGCCGAGGGCGAGCGAACCGCCGTCGGTGTTCAGGACCTTGTCGATGTGGGCGTCGTCGAGGCCGAGCCGGTCCATGCACGCGAGCACCTGCCCTGCAAAGGCCTCGTTGAACTCGATGGCCGCGAGGTCGGTGGGCGCAATCCCGTGCCGTTCGAGCAGGGTTTCGGCCGCCACGGCTCCGCCGAGCCCCAACCTCCGGGGATCGACGCCGGCCGTCACGGCGTCGACGAACGCGAGCGCCCTTGAGCGCGGGCTAGCGAGCGCTGGGGCATCTCCAGTCCCGACCACGAGGACCGCCGCTGCCCCGTCGGCGTCGGTGCACGAGTTGCCGGCCGTCACGGTTCCCCCCCGAATGAAGGCAGCCGGGAAACGGCTCAAGAGCGACGCGTCGAGGCGTGTCCGCGGGCCATTGTCCGCGGTGACGGTCGTGCCGGCGGCAGGGATCGTCACCAGCTCGGCCTCGTAGCTTCCTGCCGAAGCCGCGGCCAACGCACGACGGTGGCTCCGCAGCGCGAACCAGTCCTGCCGACCCCGCGAGACGCCCGCTTCGCGCGCCACCGTCTCAGCCGCCACTCCCATCTCCGGGTCGCCGTCGCCGTCGTCCCCGCTCGGCGCGTGCTGGGCCCGCGAGAAGAGCTCGATCGCGCCGTCGGCCGCGCGGCGTCCCCGAACAGGAGCCGTGCTGATCGACTCAGCACCCCCGGCGAGGAACACCCCGCCTCCCTGGGCGAGCCGGCACGCGAGGACTACCGCGTCGAGACCCGAGCCGCACTGGCGGTCAATGGTGAGCCCGGGAACGGACTCGGGCAGGCCTGCCTCGAGCGCTGCGAGCCGGGCGAGGTTTCCGCCTCCGCCTGCCGCATTGCCGACGACGACCTCCTCCACGGCCATTGCCGGAACCCCCGTGCGCTTGACGAGTTCCCGCAGGACCGGCGCGAGGAGGTGTTGGACTTCGACTCCCGCGAGCGAAGTGCGGGCCCGGGCGAGCGGAGTTCGCAGGCCCGCCACGATGAGCGGTGCCGTCCGCGGGTCAGGCAAGGCGCCGGGCACGGCTGTCCCCTTCGAGGATCCAACGCTGGAACTCCGCACGGCTGAGCTTTCCGCGCTCCGTCACGGGCAGCTCATCGAGTTCGAGGTATTGGAGCGGCCTCTTGGCCGGTGCGAGCCGTCCCTCGAGGCCGGCTCGGAGCTGGAGCTGGCAGAGTCCGGCGTGGGCGGGCACGACGCCGGCCACTACGCGTTGCCCGCGCACGTCGTCGGGCACGCCGGCGACGACGACCTCCGCGACGCCCGGCAGCATAGCCAGCGCCGCCTCCACCTCGTGCGGGTACACGTTGTGGCCGCCGGTATTGATCATGTCCTGGGTGCGGCCGAGAACGTGAAGCTCGCCGTCCCGCAAGAAGCCCTGGTCACGAACAGTGCACCAGTCACCCAGTCCGGTGAAGGCGCGCCCGTCGTCGCCCCACACGTACCCGTCGCTCACCATGGCGCTGCGAACTGCGATATTGCCGGTCTGCTCGGACGGAAGGGGCGTCCCCTCGTCATCGAGGATCCCGAGTTCGACGCCGGGGAACGCACGCCCGACGCCGGTTCCCACCTCGGCGGGGGCCGCGCTGGTGCGATGAGCAGTAGCAGCCACGAAGCTCAGTTCGGAGGCACCGTAGTACTCCCAGACGACCGCGTGCGGCGCCCATCGCCGAGTGGCCTCCAACGTGCGCCGGTCGAGCTTCTGGCCCGAGCAGACCATGGCCGTGACGCCGCTTGCGTCGACGTCCCCGACGAGGCCGCGCTCGGCGATCACGCGAAGCATGGTCGGGACGAGGACCAACCTCGTGATCCCGCGGGCCAGGATTTCGCGGTGGGAGTCTGCAACGTCGAAGTGCGGGAGGGTGTGGAAGGTCGCGCCCGAGTAGAGGCACTCCGAGAGCGTGTAGAGGTTGAGGCTGGCCGAGAGCGGGCCCGGGGCCAGAACGCGGTCCTCGGGGGTGAGCTCGAACAGACGAGTAGATGCTTCGAAGGACTGCCGCCATGAGGTCCTCGTCCGGGAGAAGGCCTTGGGCACTGACGTCGTACCGGAAGTCAGTCCCACGAGGAAGCTCGCGCCGTCGTCGCCGTCCTCGAGCGACGCCGGCTCGAACGGCCGCCCGTGCCAACGGAGATGGAGCAGATCGCCGACTCGTTCCGTGAGGGCTGCGGGCCAGGCCGGGTCGAGCACTGCGCACTCTCGATCCGCGGCGACCCCCGCCGCCCACCGGACTGCGAAGCCCACGCCGTTCGGTTCCTGGAGCACACGCACGTCCTCGCCCGAGCCGGCGAGACGGCGCGCTTGGTCCGCAAGTTCAGCCCACGAAAGGTGCTCGCGCCCGCAGACGACGGCGGGCTCGTCCGGCTTCTCGGCCGCCCACGCGGCGAGACGGTCGAGGAAGGGCATCTCACAATTCTATGCGGCGCAACGGGAGTGCGGCTGCTCGATGACGGCGCTTGACGGCTGGCATGCCCTCCCCGGCACCTCCGGCGAGCCGAGGACGACGACGGCCGCCGGCCCCTCTCCTGGAAGAGGGACCGCCGGCCGTCGGGCAACCTAGGGGCGGGTTCGCCTGTGGGCAGGGGTCAGATGTTGAAGCCGAGCGCCCTCATCTGATCGCGCCCGTCCTCGGTGATGCGTTCGGGACCCCACGGGGGCATCCACACCCAGTTCAGGCGCCACTCGTCGACGACGCCGTCGAGGACCTGGCCCACCTGCTCCTCGAGCATGTCGGTGAGCGGGCAGGCTGCGGTGGTCAGGGTCATGCTGATGAGCAACGTCCCGTCCTCACCGTATTCGAGCCCGTAGACCAGTCCCAGATCCACGACGTTGACGCCCAGTTCGGGGTCGATCACGTCCTTGAGCCGCTCCTCGACATCTTCGAGGGCGGTCGGAGCTGGCTGGATTCCAGCAGCTTGGGGATCAGACATGGCTCTCCTTTTTCGGACTAGGAGTTTGTGGACTTACGCCTGCAGTGCGGAGCCGGCGCCGGCGAGGTAGCGGTCGTAGCCCTCTTCCTCGAGGCGGTCGGCGAGCTCGGGGCCACCCTGCTCTGCGATCTTCCCGTCCACGAAGACGTGGACGAACTCGGGCTTGATGTAGCGCAGGATGCGCGTGTAGTGCGTGATGAGCAGGGTGCCCATGTTGCCGGCCGCGTGTGCGCGGTTCACGCCCTCGGAGACGACCTTGAGCGCGTCGACGTCGAGTCCGGAGTCCGTCTCGTCGAGGATGGCGAACTTGGGCTTGAAGAGCTCGAGCTGGAGGATCTCGACGCGCTTCTTCTCACCGCCCGAGAAGCCCTCGTTCACGTTGCGCTGGGCGAAGTCGGCGTCGATGCGCAGCTGCGCCATCGCTTCCTTGACTTCCTTGGTCCACGTGCGGATTGCCGGGGCCTTGCCGTCGATCGCGGTCTTCGCGGTCCGGAGGAAGTTGGTCATCGTGACGCCGGGAACCTCGACCGGGTACTGCATCGCGAGGAACAGGCCAGCGCGGGCGCGCTCGTCGACGCTCATGGCAAGGACGTCCTCGCCGTCGAGCGTGATGGAGCCCGACGTGACGGTGTAGCGCGGGTGGCCCGCGATGGTGGAGGCGAGCGTGGACTTGCCCGAGCCGTTGGGGCCCATGATGGCGTGCGTCTCGCCCGTCCTCACGGTGAGCGTCACGCCCTTGAGGATCTGCTTGACGCCCTGCTCGGTCTCGATCGAGACATGCAGGTCCTTGATCTCCAGAGTCGACATGTAGTTTCTCCTTGCGCCCGGCGCCGCCGGGCTGTGCTCAAACGGTCCCCGGCTCTCGCCGGGACCAATCCTGTTGGTCAGTTGTCTCCGGCTTCGAGCTCACGCTCGACGGCCTCGGTGAGGTGCTCCTCGATGGAGGCCACGCCGATCTTCTGGATGATCTCGTGCAGGAAGCCGCGCACGACGAGGCGCCGCGCGACATCCTCCGGGATGCCCCGGGCCATGAGGTAGAAGAGGTGCTCGTCGTCGAAGCGACCGGTCGCACTCGCGTGCCCGGCGCCCTTGATGAGGCCCGTCTCGATTTCGAGGTTGGGCACCGAATCCGCGCGGCCGCCGTCCGTGAGCACGAGGTTCTGGTTCTTCTCGTAGCTGTCCGTGCCCTCGGCCTGCTTCTGGATCAGCACATCGCCGACCCACACCGTGTGCGCGTCCTTGCCCTGGAGGGCCCCCTTGTAGAGGACGTTGGAGACACAGTTGGGCTGGGCATGGTCCACGAAGGTGCGGTGCTCGAGGTGCTGGCCCGCATCGGCGAAGTACAGGCCAAAGAGCTCGGCTTCACCGCCCGGCTGGGCGAAGCGCACGGTAGGCGTGATGCGCACGAGCGAGCCGCCGAGCGAGACAGCGACGTGCTTGATCTTCGCGTCCTGGCCCACCTTGACCTGCTGAGACGAGGCGTGCACCGAGTCGTCGTGCCATTCCTGGAGCGAGACGAGGGTGAGCTCGGCGCGGTCGCCGACGACGACCTCGACGTTCTCCGCGACGACCGCCTGGCCGTTGTGGTTGAGGACGACGACGGCGCGCGCGCCCTCCTCGGCGACGATCACCACATGCTGGGCTGCTGCCGCAAGCCCAGCGCCGGTCAGCGTC
Encoded proteins:
- a CDS encoding energy-coupling factor ABC transporter ATP-binding protein; this translates as MSRIELAGVRVAVPVDADSGPREKVVLEGIDAVLTERRVAVIGANGSGKSTLLRLLNGLVEPSSGAVRVDGLDASRETRAVRQRVGFVFTDPLSQLVMPTGREDVELSLRRRHRDRSERAAAAQEVLARFGLERLADQSVYELSGGERQLMALAAVLAVDPAVLVLDEPSTLLDLRNRELLRRTLATLPQQVILSTHDLELALDAERVLVVEAGRIAFDGEPTEAIGFYRNLCGAGSEAL
- a CDS encoding energy-coupling factor transporter transmembrane component T family protein; the protein is MPRRRTWGILGGYVIGDSWLHATPLWVKFLAGLTASAASFFLLDWRVSAVALATVVVAWLSSGLGLRRLAASSRVVVPLLAVLFAFQWWQQGPATAARIVLNLLLCFVAAGLLTATVPLQDLLDAVTRLASPFRRFGADPERFALAIAIMVRSIPVLAGAFDEVGEAARARGLERSVRARTLPVVLSAVAYARRTGDALAARGLGEADDAFPDEN
- a CDS encoding thiolase family protein, translating into MPGALPDPRTAPLIVAGLRTPLARARTSLAGVEVQHLLAPVLRELVKRTGVPAMAVEEVVVGNAAGGGGNLARLAALEAGLPESVPGLTIDRQCGSGLDAVVLACRLAQGGGVFLAGGAESISTAPVRGRRAADGAIELFSRAQHAPSGDDGDGDPEMGVAAETVAREAGVSRGRQDWFALRSHRRALAAASAGSYEAELVTIPAAGTTVTADNGPRTRLDASLLSRFPAAFIRGGTVTAGNSCTDADGAAAVLVVGTGDAPALASPRSRALAFVDAVTAGVDPRRLGLGGAVAAETLLERHGIAPTDLAAIEFNEAFAGQVLACMDRLGLDDAHIDKVLNTDGGSLALGHAYAASGAVSVVRLLARAQSLPEGSLCLAMISSAGGLGTAALFESRRLP
- a CDS encoding class I adenylate-forming enzyme family protein, with amino-acid sequence MPFLDRLAAWAAEKPDEPAVVCGREHLSWAELADQARRLAGSGEDVRVLQEPNGVGFAVRWAAGVAADRECAVLDPAWPAALTERVGDLLHLRWHGRPFEPASLEDGDDGASFLVGLTSGTTSVPKAFSRTRTSWRQSFEASTRLFELTPEDRVLAPGPLSASLNLYTLSECLYSGATFHTLPHFDVADSHREILARGITRLVLVPTMLRVIAERGLVGDVDASGVTAMVCSGQKLDRRTLEATRRWAPHAVVWEYYGASELSFVAATAHRTSAAPAEVGTGVGRAFPGVELGILDDEGTPLPSEQTGNIAVRSAMVSDGYVWGDDGRAFTGLGDWCTVRDQGFLRDGELHVLGRTQDMINTGGHNVYPHEVEAALAMLPGVAEVVVAGVPDDVRGQRVVAGVVPAHAGLCQLQLRAGLEGRLAPAKRPLQYLELDELPVTERGKLSRAEFQRWILEGDSRARRLA
- a CDS encoding metal-sulfur cluster assembly factor; protein product: MSDPQAAGIQPAPTALEDVEERLKDVIDPELGVNVVDLGLVYGLEYGEDGTLLISMTLTTAACPLTDMLEEQVGQVLDGVVDEWRLNWVWMPPWGPERITEDGRDQMRALGFNI
- the sufC gene encoding Fe-S cluster assembly ATPase SufC, whose amino-acid sequence is MSTLEIKDLHVSIETEQGVKQILKGVTLTVRTGETHAIMGPNGSGKSTLASTIAGHPRYTVTSGSITLDGEDVLAMSVDERARAGLFLAMQYPVEVPGVTMTNFLRTAKTAIDGKAPAIRTWTKEVKEAMAQLRIDADFAQRNVNEGFSGGEKKRVEILQLELFKPKFAILDETDSGLDVDALKVVSEGVNRAHAAGNMGTLLITHYTRILRYIKPEFVHVFVDGKIAEQGGPELADRLEEEGYDRYLAGAGSALQA
- the sufD gene encoding Fe-S cluster assembly protein SufD, producing MTEVTEKALQDAAQEKARIGAPSIAGFTEEGESLSPAPVATGPLGGDAAKSHSHGGGYGIPDSSRAGRLTSYRLADFPELKGTEEEWRFTPLRRLGGLHKNALDGAAPAVAVEAPEPVRVETVGREDARIGSAGVPEDRVSANAWEHFAEATVVTIPAGAQLEDRVLVTLTGAGLAAAAQHVVIVAEEGARAVVVLNHNGQAVVAENVEVVVGDRAELTLVSLQEWHDDSVHASSQQVKVGQDAKIKHVAVSLGGSLVRITPTVRFAQPGGEAELFGLYFADAGQHLEHRTFVDHAQPNCVSNVLYKGALQGKDAHTVWVGDVLIQKQAEGTDSYEKNQNLVLTDGGRADSVPNLEIETGLIKGAGHASATGRFDDEHLFYLMARGIPEDVARRLVVRGFLHEIIQKIGVASIEEHLTEAVERELEAGDN